From the Verrucomicrobiia bacterium genome, the window CCAAGATTTCCACCTTCAACTACCATTCGGACGCCAAATCAGTTATCGCCCCGCATGGATTTAACCTGATGTTCATCCAGGCCTGCATCGCGATTCTCATCCTGGTCGGATTCGAATCGGTCACCGCAATGGGTGAAGAGGCCAAAAACGCCAAGCGCGACATTCCGCGCGCGGTGTTGCTCTCCTTGTTGATTCAGGGACTCTTCTGCTACCTCTTCGAATACTTCGCAGCCAACTACTTCCTGCATAACGGCTACACCCTGCCGAACGCTGGCGCATCCGGCGCGCCCATCGGCGACATGATGGTTATTGTCGGCACCTGGATGTTTGGCAGCTACGCGGCGGGCCGGGCATTCATGCTCGTGCAAGCGTTCACGGTGTTCCTCGCGTTGATCGGAACGACGTTGTCCTGCCTCAGCACCGGCGCGCGGGTGACCTACGCGATGGGCCGTGACGACGAAGTGCCCTCGCACTTCGGCTTGCTGCACGGCAAGACCCTGTCGCCGTATCGCGCGATCTGGGCGTTGGCGGGCATATCAGCGGTCCTGGGAATCGTCACCGTGGCAGTGTACCTCGGCGGCACGACCCCATCGGCGTTGGATCCGAAGTATCACAACATCTGGTACAGCTTCGGGATCTTCAAACCGGAGACGTACGCCAAACTGCCGAATACGCTGGTCATTATCACGCTGATCAGTAACTTCGGCACGTTCCTGCTCTATATGATCACCTGCATTATCGCGATGGTGGCGTTCAAGGAACACCACACCTTCAACGGCTTTAAGCACATGTTTGTGCCGATCTTCGGATTAGTGGCAAACCTCGCCTGCATGTTGTTCTACTTGATCGGTCCATTCACGGTCAGCGGCATGAGTGTGAAGGAACCATATATCGCGCTCGGCGTGTGCGCTCTCTGGGGCATCTATGGGGCGTTCTACTTCGCCAAATCCAGCAAAGCCAAAGGCCGGGAGACGATACTTACAAGCAAGCCGGCGGTAACAGCGCTGGCGCTGTAGTTGATTACGGCGATTCGGTTCAGGACGGTCGTCCCGACACAATCGGGACGACCGTCTCTGTCTTCATCTGGCTTGCATCGGGGGTGGCCCAAAGGTAGCGTGAGCGGCGCGACGGCATGGAACTGACCTACGCAGAACTTTCTTCCGCCGGCACTGTCCGTCCGCACAACGAGGACTACGTCGGTTTCTGGCAACCGGAAACGCTCGAGGAAAAGCGCAACCGCGGGGCCATGGTCGCGCTGGCGGACGGCGTGGGCGGGCAGGGCCATGGCGAAATCGCCAGCCGGGTGGCCGTCGAGGAGGCGCTGAAGACTTTTCGCGAGGCCAAGGGCGACGCCAGCCCACAGCAGTTGCTGACGCTGGCTTTCAATGCCGCCAATCTCGCCGTCTATGACAAAGGCATGGAGAATCACGGCGCTTCCCGCATGGCCACCACGCTCGCCGTCGCCATCCTCCGTAACGACCACGTCACCGTCGGCAACGTCGGTGATTCGCGCGTCTATCTTGTGCGTCGCGGTGAGATCAAACAAATCTCGACGGACCATTCCTACGTCGCGATGCAACGCAAATTCGGCCTGATCAGCGAGGCAGATGCGAAACTCAGTGAAAACCGCTCGATCCTCACCCGGAGCGTCGGACAGGAACCTATGATCCGCGTGGACATTGAGGATGTGGCCGTGCAAAAGGGCGACCGGATCATCCTGTGCTCGGATGGCCTGCACTCTTGCGTCGCCGACGGTGAGATCTGCGACATCGTCAGCCGCTACGCGCCCGCGCCGGCCTGCCGTCAACTCATCGCCCTGGCCGAACAACGCGGCACGGAGGACAACGTCTCCGCGCAGGTGGTTCAAATTGATGAAATCGAGGCCGTCGGGTATTACCGCGGCGTGCCGATGTACCTCGCGCCTGCGGAAAAACCCGTCACCGGCGAAATCGAAGCCGGCCAGCTTCTCGACGACCGCTTTTTTATCCACGAGATGATCAGCCGCAGCGGCATGGCGACAATCTATCGCGCCACGGACCGGCAGACGAAACAGATGGTCGCCGTGAAAGTGCCATTCATGCAGTTTGAAAGTGACCCCGGTTTCTTCGCCCGTTTTCAACGCGAGGAGGAAATCGGCCTCAAACTCAACCATCCCAGTGTCCTCAAGTTTATTCCTGTGGAGAAAAAGTCGCGTCCCTACATCGTCACCGAATATCTGCGCGGCTACACGCTCGCCCATCTTCTCACCAGCATCCGTCCCATGCCGGTTGCCGACGCGCTGAAACTCGCCAGCCGCGTCTGCGACACACTCGCTTACCTGCACGAACAGGGCGTCACCCACCGCGACCTCAAACCGCAGAACATCATGATGTGTTACGACGGCACGATTCGGCTCATGGACTTTGGTATCGCGCGTGGCGGTGAAGGCCGGCGCATCACCTACACGGGTTTCACGCCCGCGATGGGCACGCCCGATTACATGGCGCCCGAACAGGTCAAAGGCAAGCGTG encodes:
- a CDS encoding protein kinase, whose translation is MELTYAELSSAGTVRPHNEDYVGFWQPETLEEKRNRGAMVALADGVGGQGHGEIASRVAVEEALKTFREAKGDASPQQLLTLAFNAANLAVYDKGMENHGASRMATTLAVAILRNDHVTVGNVGDSRVYLVRRGEIKQISTDHSYVAMQRKFGLISEADAKLSENRSILTRSVGQEPMIRVDIEDVAVQKGDRIILCSDGLHSCVADGEICDIVSRYAPAPACRQLIALAEQRGTEDNVSAQVVQIDEIEAVGYYRGVPMYLAPAEKPVTGEIEAGQLLDDRFFIHEMISRSGMATIYRATDRQTKQMVAVKVPFMQFESDPGFFARFQREEEIGLKLNHPSVLKFIPVEKKSRPYIVTEYLRGYTLAHLLTSIRPMPVADALKLASRVCDTLAYLHEQGVTHRDLKPQNIMMCYDGTIRLMDFGIARGGEGRRITYTGFTPAMGTPDYMAPEQVKGKRGDARTDIYSLGAILYEMLTGHQPFEGENPLVIMNARLISDPVAPRKVNPELSPQIEEIILHAMERDPAKRYASAAEMKAELDAPEKVVVTGRAERLQSQVAWKSAWRQYRTIVLSILLPIIFVIAVLLLAMLTHRHK
- a CDS encoding APC family permease, which encodes MATVPTPGGGEKKPQTTGTLGLTGLTSNAMALIAPGAFLWLTYQIQALYGAPMAGAAMWFGIVAALLLCFATAISYAELSKLYPGAGSSYLYAEQAFLSKTHAYKFARLAKFLTGWASHLYYWVYPGCMVGVTAILSGYLLNQFFPDTFSGSYNSPLFMILFCVVFAFGVAYIAFRGVGGTTGVNAIINVIQITALLVFSVIAISYRLQHAQGSQGYHLSNGVAVNYQVAQEVVKDDKGAPTPVLDANGKPTVDDKGQPVYQMQDSQDKDGNPVAADKDGKPVTDLRLAQPFSVDYSPEGGTTTDPATKISTFNYHSDAKSVIAPHGFNLMFIQACIAILILVGFESVTAMGEEAKNAKRDIPRAVLLSLLIQGLFCYLFEYFAANYFLHNGYTLPNAGASGAPIGDMMVIVGTWMFGSYAAGRAFMLVQAFTVFLALIGTTLSCLSTGARVTYAMGRDDEVPSHFGLLHGKTLSPYRAIWALAGISAVLGIVTVAVYLGGTTPSALDPKYHNIWYSFGIFKPETYAKLPNTLVIITLISNFGTFLLYMITCIIAMVAFKEHHTFNGFKHMFVPIFGLVANLACMLFYLIGPFTVSGMSVKEPYIALGVCALWGIYGAFYFAKSSKAKGRETILTSKPAVTALAL